From Corvus cornix cornix isolate S_Up_H32 chromosome 1A, ASM73873v5, whole genome shotgun sequence, a single genomic window includes:
- the MDM2 gene encoding E3 ubiquitin-protein ligase Mdm2 isoform X1, protein MCNTKMSSLADASSVTSSEQEALVKPKPLLLKLLKLAGAEKDTFTMKEVIFYIGQYIMSKQLYDEKQQHIVHCANDLLGDLFGVTSFSVKEHRRLYSMISRNLIAINQQDSALRDTPEDDATSQLEEENVIKESVQELEEKQTSSNVTSQATTSSRRRTHSESEENSSDELHSDRRKRHKSDSISLTFDESLSWCVVSGLCRERSNSSDSTDSLSIPDLDASSLSENSDWFDHSSVSDQFSVEFEVESVYSEDYSHNEEGQELTDEDDEVYQLTIYQDEDSDADSFDEDPEISLADYWKCPECNEMNPPLPRHCHRCWALREDWLPDEKNVKLEKSKLEGSFLSESGEGFDVPDCKKTRMTEDKEPAVDENEDKAVQISESQESEGYSQPSTSSSMFGSSQEDFKEPEKRETQDKEESMESSLPVTSIEPCVICQSRPKNGCIVHGKTGHLMSCFTCAKKLKKRNKPCPVCRQPIQMIVLTYFS, encoded by the exons ATGTGCAATACCAAGATGTCCTCCCTTGCGGATGCCTCCTCTGTCACCTCTTCGGAGCAAGAGGCGCTG GTTAAACCAAAGCCACTATTGTTGAAGTTGTTAAAGTTAGCTGGTGCTGAAAAGGACACTTTTACTATGAAGGAG gtAATATTCTATATTGGACAATATATTATGTCTAAACAATTATATGATGAAAAACAACAGCATATTGTACACTGTGCAAATGATCTCCTGGGGGATTTATTTGGAGTTACAAGCTTTTCAGTAAAAGAACACAG GAGACTATATTCAATGATTTCCAGAAATCTGATAGCAATCAATCAACAAG ACTCTGCCCTTCGTGACACACCTGAGGATGATGCCACATCTCagcttgaagaagaaaatgttattaag GAGTCTGTGCAAGAGTTAGAAGAGAAGCAGACTTCATCAAACGTGACTTCCCAAGCAACTACGTCTTCTAGGAGGAGGACACACAGTGAATCTG AAGAAAATTCGTCAGATGAACTGCATAGTGACAGAAGAAAGCGACACAAGTCAGACAGCATTTCGTTGACGTTTGATGAAAGTCTCTCGTGGTGTGTAGTCAGTGGTCTGTGCCGTGAAAGAAGCAACAGCAGTGATTCAACAGATTCTCTTTCCATTCCT GATCTTGATGCTAGTTCATTAAGTGAAAACTCTGATTGGTTTGACCACAGTTCTGTATCAGACCAGTTCAGTGTCGAGTTTGAAGTTGAGTCTGTTTATTCAGAAGATTATAGTCATAATGAAGAAGGGCAGGAGCTCacagatgaagatgatgag GTTTATCAGCTGACTATTTACCAGGATGAAGATAGTGATGCTGATTCATTTGATGAAGATCCAGAGATTTCTCTAGCT GATTATTGGAAGTGTCCCGAATGTAATGAAATGAATCCTCCGCTTCCACGACATTGCCACAGATGCTGGGCCCTTCGTGAGGATTGGCTTCCAGATGAAAAGAATGTGAAATTGGAAAAGAGCAAATTAGAAGGCTCCTTCCTTTCAGAGTCTGGAGAAGGTTTTGATGTTCCTGActgcaagaaaacaagaatgaCTGAAGATAAAGAACCAGCTGTGGATGAGAATGAGGATAAAGCAGTACAGATTTCTGAGTCCCAGGAAAGTGAAGGTTATTCCCAGCCATCAACGTCAAGCAGCATGTTTGGTAGCAGTCAGGAGGACTTCAAGGAACCTGAGAAGAGAGAAACACAAGACAAAGAGGAAAGCATGGAATCCAGTCTGCCTGTTACCAGCATAGAGCCATGTGTCATATGTCAGAGTAGACCTAAAAATGGCTGCATAGTACATGGCAAAACGGGACACCTCATGTCATGTTTTACGTGTgcaaaaaagctgaagaagaggAACAAACCCTGCCCGGTGTGCAGGCAGCCCATACAAATGATTGTATTAACTTATTTTAGTTAG
- the MDM2 gene encoding E3 ubiquitin-protein ligase Mdm2 isoform X2 → MCNTKMSSLADASSVTSSEQEALVKPKPLLLKLLKLAGAEKDTFTMKEVIFYIGQYIMSKQLYDEKQQHIVHCANDLLGDLFGVTSFSVKEHRRLYSMISRNLIAINQQDSALRDTPEDDATSQLEEENVIKESVQELEEKQTSSNVTSQATTSSRRRTHSESENSSDELHSDRRKRHKSDSISLTFDESLSWCVVSGLCRERSNSSDSTDSLSIPDLDASSLSENSDWFDHSSVSDQFSVEFEVESVYSEDYSHNEEGQELTDEDDEVYQLTIYQDEDSDADSFDEDPEISLADYWKCPECNEMNPPLPRHCHRCWALREDWLPDEKNVKLEKSKLEGSFLSESGEGFDVPDCKKTRMTEDKEPAVDENEDKAVQISESQESEGYSQPSTSSSMFGSSQEDFKEPEKRETQDKEESMESSLPVTSIEPCVICQSRPKNGCIVHGKTGHLMSCFTCAKKLKKRNKPCPVCRQPIQMIVLTYFS, encoded by the exons ATGTGCAATACCAAGATGTCCTCCCTTGCGGATGCCTCCTCTGTCACCTCTTCGGAGCAAGAGGCGCTG GTTAAACCAAAGCCACTATTGTTGAAGTTGTTAAAGTTAGCTGGTGCTGAAAAGGACACTTTTACTATGAAGGAG gtAATATTCTATATTGGACAATATATTATGTCTAAACAATTATATGATGAAAAACAACAGCATATTGTACACTGTGCAAATGATCTCCTGGGGGATTTATTTGGAGTTACAAGCTTTTCAGTAAAAGAACACAG GAGACTATATTCAATGATTTCCAGAAATCTGATAGCAATCAATCAACAAG ACTCTGCCCTTCGTGACACACCTGAGGATGATGCCACATCTCagcttgaagaagaaaatgttattaag GAGTCTGTGCAAGAGTTAGAAGAGAAGCAGACTTCATCAAACGTGACTTCCCAAGCAACTACGTCTTCTAGGAGGAGGACACACAGTGAATCTG AAAATTCGTCAGATGAACTGCATAGTGACAGAAGAAAGCGACACAAGTCAGACAGCATTTCGTTGACGTTTGATGAAAGTCTCTCGTGGTGTGTAGTCAGTGGTCTGTGCCGTGAAAGAAGCAACAGCAGTGATTCAACAGATTCTCTTTCCATTCCT GATCTTGATGCTAGTTCATTAAGTGAAAACTCTGATTGGTTTGACCACAGTTCTGTATCAGACCAGTTCAGTGTCGAGTTTGAAGTTGAGTCTGTTTATTCAGAAGATTATAGTCATAATGAAGAAGGGCAGGAGCTCacagatgaagatgatgag GTTTATCAGCTGACTATTTACCAGGATGAAGATAGTGATGCTGATTCATTTGATGAAGATCCAGAGATTTCTCTAGCT GATTATTGGAAGTGTCCCGAATGTAATGAAATGAATCCTCCGCTTCCACGACATTGCCACAGATGCTGGGCCCTTCGTGAGGATTGGCTTCCAGATGAAAAGAATGTGAAATTGGAAAAGAGCAAATTAGAAGGCTCCTTCCTTTCAGAGTCTGGAGAAGGTTTTGATGTTCCTGActgcaagaaaacaagaatgaCTGAAGATAAAGAACCAGCTGTGGATGAGAATGAGGATAAAGCAGTACAGATTTCTGAGTCCCAGGAAAGTGAAGGTTATTCCCAGCCATCAACGTCAAGCAGCATGTTTGGTAGCAGTCAGGAGGACTTCAAGGAACCTGAGAAGAGAGAAACACAAGACAAAGAGGAAAGCATGGAATCCAGTCTGCCTGTTACCAGCATAGAGCCATGTGTCATATGTCAGAGTAGACCTAAAAATGGCTGCATAGTACATGGCAAAACGGGACACCTCATGTCATGTTTTACGTGTgcaaaaaagctgaagaagaggAACAAACCCTGCCCGGTGTGCAGGCAGCCCATACAAATGATTGTATTAACTTATTTTAGTTAG
- the CPM gene encoding carboxypeptidase M isoform X2 has protein sequence MPRTPPSHTCAASGDRWKTVGREILLHLIDFLVNSYGRDPVITRLLNNTRIHIMPTMNPDGFEATKVPDCYYTRGRYNRNGEDLNRNFPDAFENNSASIQPETQAVMDWIKNETFVLSANLHGGALVASYTFDNGNPVTGSLKGYSRSPDDDVFIHLAKTYSSNHASMYKGTGCDNRQTFPDGITNGYSWYQLEGGMQDYNYVWGQCFEITLELSCCKYPPADQLEKFWRDNQVALIEYIKQVHLGVKGQVTDKNGNPIPNAIVEAKGRPHVCPYRTNEQGEYFLLLLPGTYVINATVPGFKSMLKTVEIPDNTGNFSALKQDFSFPEVSDQIRSRVTSCPKTPLYQELTRASAAVKPTIHILVLMTVMLVIFK, from the exons ACTGTTGGGAGAGAAATCCTGCTCCATTTGATAGATTTCCTAGTGAACAGCTATGGACGTGACCCAGTTATTACCCGGTTACTCAATAATACCCGGATTCATATCATGCCAACGATGAATCCCGATGGATTTGAAGCTACAAAAGTGCCTGATTGTTATTACACACGAGGAAG ATACAACAGGAATGGAGAAGATCTGAACAGAAATTTTCCTGATGCCTTTGAAAATAACAGTGCTAGCATTCAGCCAGAGACTCAAGCAGTAATGGACTggataaaaaatgaaacatttgttCTTTCAGCAAACTTGCATGGGGGTGCCCTGGTTGCCAGTTACACCTTTGATAATGGTAACCCAG TTACTGGCTCTTTGAAAGGCTATAGCAGATCTCCAGACGATGATGTCTTTATTCACCTGGCAAAAACCTATTCTTCCAACCATGCCAGCATGTACAAAGGGACGGGGTGTGACAACAGGCAGACCTTCCCAGACGGCATCACCAACGGGTACTCTTGGTACCAGCTGGAAG gTGGAATGCAAGATTACAACTATGTCTGGGGACAGTGTTTTGAAATTACATTGGAGCTGTCATGCTGTAAATATCCTCCAGCAGACCAGCTGGAAAAGTTCTGGAGAGACAACCAAGTTGCTCTGATTGAGTATATCAAACAAGTACACCTAG GTGTCAAAGGCCAAGTTACTGATAAGAATGGGAATCCTATTCCCAATGCCATCGTGGAAGCCAAAGGAAGGCCACACGTCTGCCCCTACAGAACAAATGAACAAGGGGAGTactttctcctccttttgcCTGGGACATATGTGATCAAT GCTACTGTACCAGGATTTAAATCGATGCTGAAGACAGTGGAAATACCTGACAACACTGGTAACTTCAGTGCTTTGAAACAGGACTTCTCTTTCCCAGAGGTCTCAGATCAGATCCGTTCAAGAGTTACTTCATGTCCCAAAACTCCCCTCTACCAAGAGCTCACACGGGCTTCAGCTGCAGTAAAACCAACCATACACATCTTGGTTTTAATGACTGTTATGCttgtaattttcaaataa